The following proteins are encoded in a genomic region of Mycolicibacterium rutilum:
- a CDS encoding thiocyanate hydrolase: MSATPDPGIEQTTVPALQEIVERNQVWSRMAAKYGVENPVPPWKTSLDGMCDALDRAACDADVPDFKERRDEEDALAATRYADLPYPENQLVSLAHSLVARGVIDEQELRRRLANVRERLEA; the protein is encoded by the coding sequence ATGAGCGCCACACCGGATCCCGGCATCGAGCAGACGACTGTCCCGGCGCTGCAGGAGATCGTCGAGCGCAACCAGGTGTGGTCGCGGATGGCCGCCAAGTACGGCGTGGAGAACCCGGTGCCGCCGTGGAAGACCAGCCTGGACGGGATGTGCGACGCGCTCGACCGGGCGGCCTGTGACGCCGATGTCCCGGACTTCAAGGAGCGCCGCGACGAAGAGGACGCGCTGGCGGCGACGCGCTACGCCGACCTGCCGTATCCCGAGAACCAGTTGGTCTCGCTCGCGCACTCGCTGGTGGCCCGCGGCGTCATCGACGAGCAGGAACTGCGGAGGCGGTTGGCCAACGTCCGCGAGCGGCTGGAAGCCTGA
- a CDS encoding enoyl-CoA hydratase/isomerase family protein: protein MAESTLQIADDNRVRTVTLHRPEVLNAFNEALYKATADALRDAAADPEVAVVVLTGAGRAFSAGNDLNEMQRRITDPEFNQQGSHFTTMIDALTEFPKPLICAVNGVGVGIGATILGYADLVFMSTAARLKTPFTSLGVAPEAASSYLLPRLMGRQNAAWLLMSSEWVDAEEAHRMGLVWKVCAPDELLAEARRHAEILAARPIASLMAVKQTITAPTGEGIAAATAREIEHFAALMGAAANASALAEFTGKGGGA from the coding sequence GTGGCCGAATCGACCCTGCAGATCGCCGACGACAACCGCGTCCGCACCGTGACCCTGCACCGCCCCGAGGTGCTCAACGCCTTCAACGAGGCCCTGTACAAGGCGACGGCGGACGCGTTGCGCGACGCGGCCGCCGACCCCGAGGTCGCGGTCGTCGTGCTCACCGGCGCGGGCCGGGCATTCAGCGCAGGCAACGACCTCAACGAGATGCAAAGGCGCATCACCGATCCCGAGTTCAACCAGCAGGGCAGCCACTTCACCACGATGATCGATGCGCTGACCGAGTTCCCCAAACCGCTGATCTGCGCGGTCAACGGTGTCGGAGTGGGCATCGGCGCAACGATTCTCGGTTACGCCGATCTGGTGTTCATGTCGACGGCCGCGCGGTTGAAGACGCCGTTCACCAGTCTCGGCGTCGCCCCGGAGGCCGCGTCGTCGTATCTGCTGCCGCGGCTGATGGGCCGGCAGAACGCCGCGTGGCTGCTGATGTCCTCGGAGTGGGTCGACGCCGAGGAAGCCCACCGGATGGGCCTGGTGTGGAAGGTGTGCGCACCCGACGAGCTGCTGGCCGAGGCCCGTCGGCACGCCGAGATCCTGGCGGCGCGCCCGATCGCGAGTTTGATGGCGGTCAAGCAGACGATCACCGCGCCCACCGGTGAGGGGATCGCCGCGGCCACCGCCCGAGAGATCGAGCACTTCGCCGCGCTGATGGGTGCGGCGGCCAACGCCAGCGCGCTGGCCGAGTTCACCGGTAAGGGCGGCGGGGCGTAG
- a CDS encoding fatty-acid--CoA ligase, with the protein MSEYDLHSLILACDFCVDDVDRMWKWLKKHHDELESIGAHHVVLYESIWEPNRVLVTIGIRHVQSIREVLRSPAIFEWFNIAGAVDIPPIFGGEVVEKIDLYAPTAIDRVGRVVVGVMSSVEDVSALMAKVHDGLDRFKQGGVRKIWVYRALDDGQEVMILQEIEDEVAARNWIDHPDAAAEWMSNAGLGAYPTQFVGRFAHLMSVEQG; encoded by the coding sequence ATGAGTGAGTACGATTTGCACTCACTGATTTTGGCGTGCGATTTCTGCGTCGACGACGTCGACCGGATGTGGAAATGGCTGAAGAAGCATCACGACGAATTGGAATCGATCGGCGCCCATCACGTCGTGCTCTACGAATCGATCTGGGAGCCCAATCGCGTCCTGGTGACCATTGGCATTCGGCACGTCCAGTCCATTCGTGAGGTTTTGCGGTCGCCGGCGATCTTCGAGTGGTTCAACATTGCCGGCGCGGTCGACATCCCGCCGATCTTCGGCGGTGAAGTGGTCGAGAAGATCGACCTCTATGCGCCGACAGCGATCGACCGGGTGGGACGCGTGGTCGTCGGCGTCATGTCGTCGGTGGAGGACGTGTCCGCGCTGATGGCCAAGGTGCACGACGGCCTCGACCGGTTCAAGCAGGGCGGCGTGCGCAAGATCTGGGTCTACCGCGCCCTCGACGACGGGCAGGAAGTCATGATCCTGCAGGAGATCGAGGACGAGGTGGCGGCCAGGAACTGGATCGACCACCCCGACGCGGCGGCCGAGTGGATGTCGAACGCCGGGCTGGGCGCCTACCCCACCCAGTTCGTCGGGCGTTTCGCCCACCTGATGAGCGTCGAGCAGGGTTGA
- a CDS encoding MDR family MFS transporter, producing the protein MTSQAPPAAAVDPESGSATISPQRRNLVFVAVLLGMLLAALDQTIVATALPTVVADLGGAGHQSWVVTSYLLASTIVTAVVGKLGDLFGRKAVFQVSVLFFLAGSILCGIAGSMTMLVASRALQGIGGGAVMVTAMAVIGEVIPLRDRGRYQGALGAVFGVTTVIGPLLGGFFTDHLTWRWAFWINVPVALIVLAVAAVAIPAMAKTTKPVIDYAGILFVGLGASGLTLATSWGGSTYAWSSPVIIGLFVASVVALAIFVRVETRAAEPVLPIRLFASPVFTVCCILGFIVGFAMLGALTFLPTFMQFVNGVSATTSGLRTLPMVAGMLLTSIGSGQIVGRTGRYKVFPVAGTAIMTVAFLLLATMTAATPTWQQSLYLFILGAGIGLCMQVLILVVQNTSAFSDLGVATSGVTFFRTIGSSFGAAIFGSMFANFLASRIAPALAASGATPRAAESPQALHALPPEAAAPIVDAYADSLGQVFLFAAPVAVVGFIVSLFLKEVRLREVETVSASDLGEGFGMPSTESPEKILELAVGRLFRDSPDLRLRSLATQPGCDLDVSQMWALLQIYRQNQVFGSATLTDIAERLRVPYEVIEPTFDELVAHNLALRTGGRLWLTQGGIRQVDAISSAIVGRIVDKLATSPSFEGRPDRFQVETALERIAHRMLVQRDWTDDRPLAAAAR; encoded by the coding sequence ATGACGAGCCAGGCCCCGCCTGCCGCTGCCGTTGACCCGGAGTCGGGCAGCGCGACGATCAGCCCCCAGCGCCGCAACCTGGTGTTCGTTGCGGTGCTGCTCGGCATGCTGCTCGCCGCGCTGGACCAGACGATCGTGGCGACCGCGCTGCCGACCGTCGTCGCCGACCTCGGCGGTGCCGGCCACCAGTCGTGGGTGGTCACCAGCTACCTGCTCGCGTCGACGATCGTCACCGCGGTGGTCGGCAAGCTCGGCGACCTGTTCGGCCGCAAGGCGGTGTTCCAGGTCTCGGTGCTGTTCTTCCTGGCCGGTTCGATCCTGTGCGGTATCGCCGGCTCGATGACCATGCTCGTCGCGTCGCGTGCCCTGCAGGGCATCGGCGGCGGCGCGGTGATGGTGACCGCGATGGCGGTGATCGGCGAGGTGATCCCGCTGCGCGACCGCGGCCGCTACCAAGGCGCCCTCGGCGCGGTGTTCGGCGTCACCACCGTCATCGGCCCGCTGCTCGGCGGCTTCTTCACCGACCACCTCACCTGGCGGTGGGCGTTCTGGATCAACGTTCCGGTGGCGCTCATCGTCCTAGCGGTCGCGGCCGTGGCCATTCCGGCGATGGCCAAGACCACCAAACCGGTCATCGACTACGCGGGCATCCTGTTCGTCGGGCTGGGCGCGTCCGGCCTGACGCTGGCGACCAGTTGGGGCGGCAGCACATACGCGTGGTCGTCGCCGGTGATCATCGGCCTGTTCGTCGCGTCGGTGGTGGCGCTGGCGATCTTCGTGCGGGTGGAAACCCGTGCCGCCGAGCCGGTCCTGCCGATCCGGCTGTTCGCCAGCCCGGTCTTCACGGTGTGCTGCATCCTCGGCTTCATCGTCGGCTTCGCGATGCTCGGGGCGCTGACGTTCCTGCCGACGTTCATGCAGTTCGTCAACGGGGTCTCGGCGACGACGTCGGGTCTGCGCACGTTGCCGATGGTGGCCGGCATGCTGCTCACCTCGATCGGCAGCGGCCAGATCGTCGGCCGCACCGGGCGATACAAGGTGTTCCCCGTCGCGGGCACCGCGATCATGACGGTGGCGTTCCTGCTGCTGGCCACGATGACCGCGGCCACCCCGACGTGGCAGCAGTCGCTGTACCTGTTCATCCTCGGCGCCGGGATCGGCCTGTGCATGCAGGTGCTGATCCTGGTCGTGCAGAACACGTCGGCGTTCAGCGATCTCGGCGTCGCGACCTCGGGCGTGACGTTCTTCCGGACCATCGGAAGTTCGTTCGGCGCAGCCATTTTCGGCAGCATGTTCGCCAACTTCCTGGCCTCCCGCATCGCCCCCGCGCTGGCCGCGAGCGGTGCCACACCGCGGGCCGCCGAGTCGCCGCAGGCGCTGCACGCACTGCCACCCGAGGCCGCCGCGCCGATCGTCGACGCCTACGCCGACTCGCTCGGCCAGGTCTTCTTGTTCGCCGCGCCGGTCGCGGTCGTCGGGTTCATCGTGTCGTTGTTCCTCAAAGAAGTTCGGTTGCGCGAGGTCGAGACCGTGTCGGCCAGTGACCTCGGCGAGGGGTTCGGCATGCCGAGCACCGAGTCGCCGGAGAAGATCCTGGAGTTGGCCGTCGGGCGCCTGTTCCGCGACTCGCCGGACCTGCGCCTGCGCAGCCTGGCCACGCAGCCCGGTTGCGACCTCGACGTCAGCCAGATGTGGGCGCTGCTGCAGATCTACCGGCAGAACCAGGTGTTCGGGTCGGCGACGCTGACCGACATCGCCGAACGACTGCGCGTGCCCTACGAGGTGATCGAGCCGACGTTCGACGAACTCGTCGCACACAACCTCGCGCTGCGCACCGGCGGCCGACTCTGGCTGACGCAGGGCGGGATCCGCCAGGTCGACGCGATCTCGAGCGCGATCGTCGGCCGCATCGTCGACAAGCTGGCGACCTCGCCGTCGTTCGAGGGCCGCCCGGACCGGTTCCAGGTCGAGACGGCGCTCGAGCGGATCGCCCACCGGATGCTGGTGCAGCGCGACTGGACCGACGACCGCCCGCTCGCCGCCGCCGCCCGCTGA
- a CDS encoding EthD domain-containing protein — MEKVIITLRRADGDDAWCARLREHVAADLLALEVPGLTINVRDGQVRDSLMTLTTLDPPVVGFVSLWTQQSYGEQVTAAVARLRHEADQVAAYLVTESVPVALPPTAPGDRADGFANVALLRRPADLDESAWLQRWHLDHTPVAIATQSTFGYTQNAVVRALTPDAPAIDAIVEEQFPLAALSDLHAFFGAADDDDLRDRMDRMVASTAAFGANRDVDTVPTSRYVYRVPFVDVAAQGVS; from the coding sequence GTGGAGAAAGTGATCATCACGCTGCGGCGGGCCGACGGTGACGACGCCTGGTGCGCACGGCTGCGCGAGCACGTCGCGGCCGATCTGCTGGCTCTCGAGGTCCCCGGGCTGACGATCAACGTCCGTGACGGCCAGGTGCGCGACTCGCTGATGACGCTCACGACGCTGGACCCGCCGGTGGTCGGGTTCGTCAGCCTGTGGACCCAGCAGTCCTACGGCGAGCAGGTGACCGCCGCCGTCGCACGCCTGCGGCACGAGGCCGACCAGGTGGCCGCCTACCTGGTCACCGAGTCGGTTCCGGTGGCGCTGCCCCCGACCGCACCGGGTGATCGCGCCGACGGGTTCGCCAACGTCGCGCTGCTGCGCCGACCCGCGGACCTCGACGAGTCCGCATGGCTGCAGCGCTGGCACCTCGACCACACCCCGGTGGCCATCGCGACGCAGTCGACGTTCGGGTACACGCAGAACGCGGTGGTGCGGGCGCTGACCCCGGACGCACCGGCGATCGACGCGATCGTCGAGGAACAGTTCCCGCTGGCCGCGCTGTCGGACCTGCACGCGTTCTTCGGCGCCGCCGACGACGACGACCTGCGCGACCGCATGGACCGGATGGTGGCCAGCACCGCCGCGTTCGGCGCCAATCGCGATGTCGACACTGTGCCGACCAGCCGCTACGTGTACCGCGTACCGTTCGTTGATGTTGCCGCACAAGGAGTTTCATGA
- a CDS encoding TIGR03618 family F420-dependent PPOX class oxidoreductase, translating into MTTLDEAVTLAAADNGLAVVSTLRGDATIQASLVNVGKLAHPATGAPALGFVTYGRVKLANLRARPQLAVTFRQGWQWATVEGRAVLAGPDDPQPWLADADALRLLLRDVFTAAGGTHDNWAEYDRVMAEQRRTVVLVEPTRVYSNG; encoded by the coding sequence ATGACGACACTCGATGAGGCGGTCACGCTGGCCGCCGCCGACAACGGGTTGGCCGTGGTGTCGACCCTGCGGGGCGACGCGACGATTCAGGCGTCGCTGGTCAACGTCGGCAAGCTCGCCCATCCGGCCACCGGCGCACCGGCGCTGGGCTTCGTCACCTACGGCCGGGTCAAGCTCGCCAACCTGCGGGCGCGTCCGCAACTGGCCGTCACGTTCCGCCAGGGCTGGCAGTGGGCGACCGTGGAGGGCCGGGCGGTCCTCGCGGGCCCCGACGATCCGCAACCGTGGCTGGCCGACGCGGATGCGTTGCGGTTGCTGCTGCGCGACGTGTTCACCGCCGCCGGTGGCACCCACGACAACTGGGCCGAGTACGACCGGGTGATGGCCGAGCAGCGCCGCACCGTGGTGCTTGTCGAACCCACCCGCGTCTACAGCAACGGTTAG
- a CDS encoding carboxymuconolactone decarboxylase family protein — protein MSRIGEFADDDAAAWVVKSPDIGVAMAGFTNAVYTKNRLPMRVRELARMVIALDNECVVCQNTRDSEGLAAGVDEDLYDHAAEWRTWPGYSAQERIAAEFAERFASDHTGLRDDEDFWERCRAEFSDELLTDLALSCAMWLGMGRMLRTLDIGQSCKITL, from the coding sequence ATGAGCCGAATCGGAGAATTCGCCGACGACGACGCCGCAGCGTGGGTGGTGAAATCGCCCGACATCGGCGTCGCGATGGCAGGTTTCACCAACGCCGTCTACACCAAGAACCGGCTCCCCATGCGGGTGCGGGAGCTGGCCCGGATGGTCATCGCGCTCGACAACGAATGCGTGGTGTGCCAGAACACCCGCGACTCCGAGGGCCTGGCGGCCGGCGTGGACGAGGACCTCTACGACCACGCCGCCGAATGGCGTACGTGGCCTGGATACAGCGCGCAGGAACGCATCGCCGCCGAGTTCGCCGAGCGGTTCGCCAGTGACCACACCGGGCTGCGCGACGACGAGGACTTCTGGGAGCGGTGCCGCGCCGAGTTCTCCGACGAACTCCTCACCGATCTCGCGCTGTCCTGCGCGATGTGGTTGGGCATGGGCCGCATGCTGCGCACCCTCGACATCGGCCAAAGCTGCAAGATCACGCTGTAA
- a CDS encoding (2Fe-2S)-binding protein — MFVCLCHGITSHVVSECVANGARTSKQIAEACGAGGDCGRCRRTLRAIIASQCEADEKAHTAARH, encoded by the coding sequence ATGTTCGTCTGCCTGTGCCACGGGATCACCAGCCACGTTGTCAGCGAGTGCGTGGCCAACGGGGCGCGGACGTCCAAACAGATCGCCGAGGCGTGCGGTGCCGGCGGCGACTGCGGGCGGTGCCGACGGACCCTGCGCGCGATCATCGCCTCGCAGTGCGAGGCCGACGAGAAGGCCCACACCGCGGCGCGGCACTGA
- a CDS encoding amidohydrolase family protein produces the protein MTDSALSELIEQVTLVDHHVHGCWLDTVDRPTFENRLNEANTDPLADFDSAFDTQLGFAVRTHCAPLLGLPGHADPDAYWSRRAQYAGPDLARLFLSAAQVSHWLVDTGFADGVADLDAMTDLAVGEVAEIVRLESVAEEAAAAPGDYAAAFEEILARRAATAVATKSILAYRGGFAGDLSEPDATEVADAARRWRDAGSRRLTDRVLLRFGLYQALRLGIPLQFHVGFGDRDGDLRTANPLYLREFLQRSGDTPIMLLHCYPYEREAGYLAQAFNNVYLDGGLAINYLGARAGSFVGRLLEMAPFRKILYSSDGFGPPELHFLGARLWRRGMSATLQRFVDTGEWSQVDAIRVVDLIASGNAQRVYRLG, from the coding sequence ATGACGGATTCGGCTCTGAGTGAGCTCATCGAGCAGGTGACGCTCGTCGACCACCACGTCCACGGCTGCTGGCTGGACACCGTCGACCGCCCGACGTTCGAGAACCGGCTCAACGAGGCGAACACCGATCCACTCGCCGACTTCGACTCGGCGTTCGACACGCAACTGGGTTTCGCGGTGCGGACGCATTGCGCGCCGCTGTTGGGGCTGCCCGGCCACGCCGATCCCGACGCGTACTGGTCGCGCCGCGCACAGTACGCCGGGCCGGACCTGGCCCGGTTGTTCCTGTCGGCGGCGCAGGTGTCGCACTGGCTGGTCGACACCGGATTCGCCGACGGGGTAGCCGATCTGGACGCGATGACCGATCTCGCCGTCGGTGAGGTCGCCGAGATCGTCCGGTTGGAATCGGTCGCCGAGGAGGCCGCCGCGGCACCAGGCGACTATGCGGCCGCGTTCGAGGAGATCCTGGCGCGACGGGCCGCGACCGCGGTGGCGACGAAGTCGATCCTCGCGTATCGGGGCGGGTTCGCCGGCGACCTGTCCGAGCCCGACGCAACCGAGGTCGCCGATGCCGCGCGGCGGTGGCGCGACGCCGGGAGCCGCCGGCTGACCGACCGGGTGTTGTTGCGCTTTGGTCTGTATCAGGCGCTGCGACTGGGCATTCCGCTGCAGTTCCACGTCGGGTTCGGCGACCGCGATGGTGATCTGCGCACCGCGAACCCGCTGTATCTGCGGGAGTTTCTGCAGCGCAGCGGCGACACACCGATCATGCTGCTGCACTGTTATCCCTACGAGCGCGAGGCCGGATACCTGGCGCAGGCGTTCAACAACGTGTACCTCGACGGCGGCCTGGCGATCAACTACCTGGGGGCGCGGGCCGGGTCGTTCGTCGGGCGCCTGCTGGAGATGGCGCCGTTTCGCAAGATCCTGTACTCCTCGGACGGCTTCGGCCCGCCGGAGTTGCACTTCCTCGGCGCCCGGCTGTGGCGCCGCGGAATGTCGGCGACGCTACAGAGATTCGTCGACACGGGGGAGTGGTCGCAGGTCGACGCGATCCGCGTCGTCGACCTGATCGCGTCCGGCAACGCCCAGCGCGTCTACCGTCTCGGTTGA
- the scnC gene encoding thiocyanate hydrolase subunit gamma: protein MSHDHDHDHERTVAPMVDEITDFEVLEIALRELCIEKGIFTAEEHRLFTEFAEQIGPTPAARLVARAWLDPDFKALALSEPMTASKEVGVDWLEPTGFGTPSDFTAFEILEDTPTVHNVIVCALCSCYPRPILGNSPEWYRTPNYRRRMVRWPRQVLAEFGLYLPDEVSVRVQDSNQKHRFMVMPMRPEGTDGWSEDQLVEIITRDCLIGVALPKAGVTANVITDTRPAVHPASEA from the coding sequence ATGTCCCACGATCACGACCACGATCACGAGCGCACCGTCGCGCCGATGGTCGACGAGATCACCGACTTCGAGGTGCTCGAGATCGCGCTGCGCGAACTGTGTATCGAGAAGGGCATCTTCACCGCCGAGGAGCACCGGCTGTTCACCGAGTTCGCCGAGCAGATCGGACCGACCCCGGCGGCACGTCTGGTGGCCCGGGCGTGGCTCGATCCGGACTTCAAGGCGCTGGCCCTGTCCGAGCCGATGACGGCCAGCAAGGAGGTCGGCGTCGACTGGCTCGAGCCCACCGGCTTCGGCACCCCGAGCGACTTCACCGCGTTCGAGATCCTCGAGGACACCCCGACGGTGCACAACGTGATCGTCTGCGCGTTGTGCTCGTGCTATCCACGGCCCATCCTCGGCAACTCCCCGGAGTGGTACCGCACCCCGAATTACCGCCGCCGCATGGTGCGCTGGCCGCGCCAGGTGCTGGCCGAGTTCGGCCTCTACCTGCCGGACGAGGTCAGCGTCCGGGTGCAGGACTCCAACCAGAAGCACCGCTTCATGGTGATGCCGATGCGCCCCGAGGGCACCGACGGCTGGTCCGAGGACCAGTTGGTCGAGATCATCACCCGCGACTGTCTCATCGGTGTCGCGCTGCCCAAGGCCGGCGTCACGGCCAACGTCATCACCGACACCCGCCCTGCCGTGCATCCGGCCTCGGAAGCATGA
- the bfr gene encoding bacterioferritin, giving the protein MQGDPDVLKLLNEQLTSELTAINQYFLHSKMQANWGFTELAEYTRKESFEEMNHAEDITNRILLLDGLPNYQRLFSLRIGQTLREQFEADLAIEYEVVERLRPGIMMCREKGDATSATLLEKILSNEEDHIDYLETQLQLMDKLGDELYAAQCVSRPPTAL; this is encoded by the coding sequence ATGCAAGGCGATCCGGACGTTCTCAAATTGCTCAACGAGCAATTGACGAGTGAATTGACAGCCATTAATCAGTATTTCTTGCATTCCAAAATGCAGGCCAACTGGGGCTTCACCGAACTCGCGGAATACACGCGCAAAGAGTCGTTCGAAGAAATGAATCATGCGGAGGACATCACCAACCGCATTCTGCTCCTCGACGGCCTGCCCAACTATCAGCGGCTGTTCTCCCTGCGAATCGGCCAGACGCTGCGCGAGCAATTCGAGGCCGACCTCGCGATCGAGTACGAGGTGGTCGAGCGGCTGCGCCCGGGCATCATGATGTGCCGCGAGAAGGGCGACGCCACCTCGGCCACGCTGCTGGAGAAGATCCTGTCCAACGAGGAAGACCACATCGACTACCTCGAGACGCAGCTGCAGCTGATGGACAAGCTCGGCGACGAGCTCTACGCGGCGCAGTGCGTGTCGCGTCCGCCGACGGCGCTCTGA
- a CDS encoding type I glutamate--ammonia ligase — translation MSPSAAKPLAAAAIAQLEADGVATLIGTVVNPAGLTHAKTVPLRRMGTFADPGLGASPVWHAFTIDQTGIVFSDAITVVGDQRIRIDLGALRILGDGLAWAPGAFFNQDGTPDPYCSRGALRRVEERLQAAGLSTVVGHEMEFVLVGPDGARLPSRLWAQYGLAGVLEYEGFVRDVTDAATGSGVSIEQFHPEYGANQFEISLAPLAPVAAADALVLMRIIISRVARRYGMRVSLSPVPFAGEVGSGSHQHFSMKRDDEPLFSGGTGANGLTPDGEAAVAGLVAGLPEAQGVLAGSVLSGQRMQPGHWSGASVCWGTENREAAVRFLIGGPSNPLGANLEVKVIDPSANPYLASAAVLGLALDGIERRLPLPPETTVDPASLTDQQRSDAGVTVLPGEQIAAIDALDRSALLRKILGDEVVDSVVAVRRYEHEQFGALTPEEAADRFRLAWSV, via the coding sequence GTGAGTCCCAGCGCAGCCAAACCCCTCGCCGCCGCGGCCATCGCCCAGCTCGAGGCCGACGGCGTCGCGACGCTGATCGGCACCGTGGTCAACCCGGCCGGCCTCACCCACGCGAAAACCGTGCCGCTGCGCCGGATGGGCACGTTCGCCGACCCGGGCCTCGGCGCCAGCCCGGTGTGGCACGCCTTCACCATCGACCAGACCGGCATCGTGTTCAGCGACGCCATCACCGTGGTGGGAGATCAGCGGATCCGCATCGACCTGGGCGCACTGCGCATCCTTGGTGACGGATTGGCCTGGGCGCCAGGGGCTTTCTTCAACCAGGACGGGACACCGGACCCGTATTGCAGCCGCGGCGCCCTGCGCCGCGTCGAGGAGCGCCTCCAGGCCGCCGGTCTGAGCACCGTGGTCGGCCACGAGATGGAGTTCGTCCTCGTCGGCCCGGACGGCGCCCGACTGCCGTCGCGACTGTGGGCGCAGTACGGTCTGGCCGGCGTGCTCGAGTACGAGGGGTTCGTGCGCGACGTCACCGACGCCGCCACCGGATCCGGGGTGTCGATCGAGCAGTTCCACCCCGAGTACGGGGCCAACCAGTTCGAGATCTCGTTGGCGCCGCTGGCGCCGGTGGCGGCGGCGGACGCCCTGGTGCTGATGCGCATCATCATCAGCCGGGTCGCGCGCCGGTACGGGATGCGGGTGAGCCTGTCGCCGGTGCCGTTCGCCGGCGAGGTGGGATCCGGTTCGCATCAACACTTTTCGATGAAGCGCGATGATGAGCCACTGTTCTCGGGCGGCACCGGGGCGAACGGGTTGACACCGGACGGGGAGGCCGCGGTGGCCGGGCTCGTCGCCGGCCTGCCCGAGGCCCAGGGCGTACTGGCCGGCTCGGTACTGTCCGGTCAACGGATGCAGCCCGGCCACTGGTCCGGCGCGTCGGTCTGCTGGGGGACCGAGAACCGCGAAGCCGCAGTGCGTTTCCTGATCGGCGGCCCGAGCAATCCACTGGGTGCCAACCTCGAGGTCAAGGTCATCGACCCGTCGGCCAACCCCTACCTGGCGTCGGCGGCCGTCCTGGGCCTGGCCCTGGACGGCATCGAGCGCCGCCTGCCGCTGCCGCCGGAGACGACGGTCGATCCCGCCTCGCTGACCGACCAGCAGCGCAGCGACGCCGGTGTCACAGTCCTGCCCGGCGAACAGATCGCGGCGATCGATGCGCTCGACCGGTCGGCGCTACTAAGGAAGATCCTGGGCGACGAGGTCGTCGACTCCGTGGTCGCGGTGCGCCGTTACGAGCACGAGCAGTTCGGCGCGCTCACCCCCGAGGAGGCCGCCGACCGGTTCCGGCTGGCCTGGAGCGTATGA
- a CDS encoding SH3-like domain-containing protein produces MSTAAERAAQLDLVARLKSAYPELPDAPTPDLLDHDRITAYLKPVHDVGGEPDAPMKYENKQYELWEHMTYVICEVLAWRGIWLSEERRRIGNVDVGRAQYLGLPYYGRWLLAVARVLVEKHHIGLTELSERMAEVKSRYEGGLAGKKLEARPKSEGDGSAVKRNAHHKHAVGKGDPQVYAGQAGEPKFKVGDAVVVRELPVIFYTRTPEYVRGARGEIATVAYESPAAEDETWDRPAKPEWFYVVRFTMADLWHGYTGTAADVIQTEIPEHWLEAA; encoded by the coding sequence ATGAGTACTGCCGCCGAGCGCGCAGCCCAACTCGACCTGGTGGCCCGGCTGAAGTCGGCATACCCCGAACTGCCGGACGCGCCGACACCCGACCTGCTCGACCACGACCGGATCACCGCGTATCTCAAACCCGTCCATGACGTCGGTGGTGAACCGGACGCGCCGATGAAGTACGAGAACAAGCAGTACGAGCTCTGGGAGCACATGACCTATGTGATCTGTGAGGTGCTCGCGTGGCGCGGGATCTGGCTGTCGGAGGAACGCCGCCGCATCGGCAACGTCGACGTGGGCCGCGCCCAATACCTGGGTCTGCCGTACTACGGACGCTGGCTGCTCGCGGTCGCCCGGGTGCTGGTGGAAAAGCACCACATCGGGCTGACCGAGTTGAGCGAGCGGATGGCCGAGGTGAAGTCGCGGTACGAGGGCGGTCTGGCCGGAAAGAAGTTGGAGGCCAGACCCAAGTCCGAGGGCGACGGGTCCGCGGTCAAGCGCAACGCCCACCACAAACATGCGGTCGGCAAGGGGGATCCGCAGGTGTACGCCGGGCAGGCCGGGGAACCGAAGTTCAAGGTCGGCGACGCGGTGGTGGTGCGCGAGCTGCCGGTGATCTTCTACACCCGCACACCGGAATACGTGCGCGGCGCGCGCGGCGAGATCGCCACCGTCGCCTACGAGAGTCCGGCGGCCGAGGACGAGACCTGGGACCGGCCTGCCAAGCCGGAGTGGTTCTACGTCGTGCGGTTCACCATGGCCGACCTGTGGCACGGCTACACCGGCACCGCGGCCGACGTCATTCAGACCGAGATCCCCGAGCACTGGCTGGAGGCCGCCTGA